In Juglans microcarpa x Juglans regia isolate MS1-56 chromosome 7D, Jm3101_v1.0, whole genome shotgun sequence, the following are encoded in one genomic region:
- the LOC121239710 gene encoding cytokinin dehydrogenase 6-like: MRYPPVSLLRQNNILLIRGITLLFLSCVTIRISLCFSSVPSTLKALSVDGHFNFDEVHHAARDFGNRYQFLPEAVLHPKSVSDIATTIKHIWQMGPHSELTVAARGHGHSLQGQSQAHRGVVINMESLQGPDMQVHPGNSPYVDVSGGELWINILHESLKYGLAPKSWTDYLHLTVGGTLSNAGVSGQAFWHGPQISNVHQLEVVTGKGEVVTCSEKQNSDLFHGVLGGLGQFGIITRARIALEPAPCKVKWIRVLYSDFTTFTIDQENLISVEKTFDYIEGFVIINRTGLLNNWRSSFNPQDPVQASQFNSDGKTLFCLELAKYFHQDETDRVNQEIENLLSQLSYITSTLFLSEVTYVEFLDRVHVSELKLRSRGLWEVPHPWLNLFIPKSKIKDFANEVFGNILTETSNGPILIYPVNKSKWDNRTSIVIPEEDIFYLVAFLTSAVPSSTGTDGLEHILTQNKRILEFCETAHLGVKQYLPHYSAQEEWRTHFGPRWEVFARRKLAYDPLALLAPGQRIFQKAIITFS, from the exons atgagataccCACCAGTTAGCCTCCTTAGACAAAACAACATTCTTCTCATAAGAGGCATCACGCTCTTGTTCTTGAGTTGTGTTACTATTAGAATAAGCCTTTGTTTTTCCAGCGTCCCTTCTACATTAAAAGCTCTTTCCGTTGATGGGCATTTCAACTTTGATGAAGTTCATCATGCAGCCAGAGATTTTGGCAACAGGTACCAGTTCCTCCCAGAGGCAGTATTACATCCAAAGTCAGTTTCTGATATTGCCACCACTATAAAGCATATTTGGCAGATGGGTCCTCATTCAGAGCTCACAGTTGCAGCTAGAGGCCATGGCCACTCACTCCAGGGCCAGTCACAAGCACACCGAGGAGTTGTGATTAACATGGAATCACTACAAGGACCGGATATGCAGGTTCACCCTGGAAATTCTCCTTATGTGGATGTCTCTGGTGGCGAGTTGTGGATAAATATCCTGCATGAAAGCCTGAAATATGGGTTAGCGCCAAAATCATGGACAGACTACCTACATCTAACTGTTGGCGGTACTCTGTCTAATGCAGGAGTCAGTGGGCAGGCATTTTGGCATGGCCCCCAGATCAGTAATGTCCACCAGCTGGAGGTTGTAACAG GAAAAGGGGAGGTTGTAACATGTTCGGAGAAGCAAAACAGTGATCTCTTTCACGGTGTTCTAGGAGGACTTGGCCAATTTGGCATTATAACCCGAGCAAGGATAGCGCTGGAGCCAGCACCATGCAAg GTAAAATGGATCAGGGTGCTGTACTCAGATTTCACCACATTTACAATTGACCAGGAAAATCTAATATCTGTGGAAAAGACATTTGATTACATTGAAGGGTTTGTGATCATAAACAGAACCGGTCTCCTGAATAACTGGAGGTCATCCTTTAATCCGCAAGACCCAGTTCAAGCGAGCCAGTTCAACTCAGATGGAAAGACTCTCTTCTGCCTGGAATTGGCCAAATACTTCCACCAAGATGAGACTGACAGAGTAAATCAG GAAATTGAAAACTTACTGTCTCAATTAAGCTACATAACATCAACACTTTTTCTGTCAGAAGTTACATATGTAGAATTCCTGGACAGAGTTCATGTGTCCGAGCTTAAACTACGGTCGAGAGGCTTGTGGGAAGTTCCACATCCATGGCTCAATCTTTTTATCCCAAAAAGCAAGATAAAAGATTTTGCTAATGAAGTCTTTGGCAATATCCTCACAGAAACAAGCAATGGCCCTATCCTCATCTATCCAGTAAACAAATCAAA GTGGGATAACAGAACTTCTATTGTCATTCCAGAGGAAGATATTTTCTACCTAGTCGCATTTCTTACCTCTGCAGTTCCCTCTTCAACAGGAACTGATGGATTAGAACATATTTTAACTCAGAACAAAAGAATTCTAGAATTCTGTGAAACAGCCCATCTTGGGGTCAAGCAATATCTACCCCATTACAGTGCACAGGAAGAGTGGCGGACCCACTTTGGCCCAAGGTGGGAAGTTTTTGCTCGGAGAAAATTGGCTTATGACCCATTGGCACTACTTGCTCCTGGCCAAAGAATATTTCAAAAGGCAATAATAACCTTCTCATGA
- the LOC121239719 gene encoding uncharacterized protein LOC121239719 isoform X1, with protein sequence MASLLISSSTSLTHSLSSTPSRAFFKPPKVPYLPAIRFHSYPTRRRTRGSTAVTRAGLSTSSYVFAFALPLSLLAITIFASIRVADKLDRDFLQEVREALLNWLALNQAIREANEEENDDDDDDDDDDYEEEEDDIKIFLEKEPALQRTRNRPKREV encoded by the exons ATGGCGAGCCTCCTCATCTCCAGCTCAACCTCCCTGACACATTCTTTATCTTCCACGCCTTCACGCGCTTTTTTCAAACCTCCGAAAGTGCCATACCTGCCTGCAATTCGCTTTCACAGTTACCCAACACGCCGGAGAACCAGAGGCTCAACGGCGGTTACTCGTGCGGGTCTCAGCACCAGTAGCTACGTCTTCGCTTTCGCGCTCCCGCTCTCTCTTTTAGCTATTACCATCTTCGCCTCCATCAGAGTCGCTGATAAGCTCGACAGAGACTTTCTTCAGGAGGTGCGTGAGGCTCTGTTAAATtgg CTTGCACTCAATCAAGCAATCAGAGAAGCTAATGAGGaggagaatgatgatgatgatgatgatgatgatgatgattatgaagaggaagaggatgatattaaaattttcttagaAAAGGAACCTGCCCTTCAACGTACTCGAAATCGGCCCAAAAGGGAGGTCTAG
- the LOC121239719 gene encoding uncharacterized protein LOC121239719 isoform X2 → MASLLISSSTSLTHSLSSTPSRAFFKPPKVPYLPAIRFHSYPTRRRTRGSTAVTRAGLSTSSYVFAFALPLSLLAITIFASIRVADKLDRDFLQELALNQAIREANEEENDDDDDDDDDDYEEEEDDIKIFLEKEPALQRTRNRPKREV, encoded by the exons ATGGCGAGCCTCCTCATCTCCAGCTCAACCTCCCTGACACATTCTTTATCTTCCACGCCTTCACGCGCTTTTTTCAAACCTCCGAAAGTGCCATACCTGCCTGCAATTCGCTTTCACAGTTACCCAACACGCCGGAGAACCAGAGGCTCAACGGCGGTTACTCGTGCGGGTCTCAGCACCAGTAGCTACGTCTTCGCTTTCGCGCTCCCGCTCTCTCTTTTAGCTATTACCATCTTCGCCTCCATCAGAGTCGCTGATAAGCTCGACAGAGACTTTCTTCAGGAG CTTGCACTCAATCAAGCAATCAGAGAAGCTAATGAGGaggagaatgatgatgatgatgatgatgatgatgatgattatgaagaggaagaggatgatattaaaattttcttagaAAAGGAACCTGCCCTTCAACGTACTCGAAATCGGCCCAAAAGGGAGGTCTAG